A single region of the Sorex araneus isolate mSorAra2 chromosome 7, mSorAra2.pri, whole genome shotgun sequence genome encodes:
- the LOC129406579 gene encoding allatostatin-A receptor-like has protein sequence MGPGPELNATAPPGAGPALRLALAAACGLILLVGFTANGLMLLVVGRGPRGPVRPLLALTNSLMVNITLSDLLFLACVVPVQLLSFLRAGWWLGPALCTASQAANTATMFCTFYSMVATALLRHAAVARPPAALPAGPAARLLLCGAMWALGLAASLPNWLFQGLAGAGPGALACLLLRSPPQTSCYFALLGALAFLPCALGLGCSFSHVGWLLRTQPRGPTGESVREHRENTGLMLTVLGVFVLMWGPCSVLGYLSAVGALPDTLGVFVASSLCTILAYSNCAVSPILCFYLSRPFRAGLQDLLRLPRAPRPPGGGRVAAVGREHVLPGLGAMAGPEETA, from the coding sequence ATGGGCCCGGGGCCAGAGCTCAACGCCACAGCacccccgggggcggggccagccctGCGCCTGGCCTTGGCGGCTGCCTGCGGCCTCATCCTGCTGGTGGGGTTCACAGCCAACGGGCTCATGCTGCTGGTGGTGGGCCGGGGCCCGCGCGGCCCTGTCCGCCCACTGCTGGCCCTGaccaacagcctgatggtgaacaTCACGCTGTCCGACCTGCTCTTCCTGGCCTGTGTGGTGCCCGTGCAGCTGCTCAGCTTCCTGCGCGCTGGCTGGTGGCTGGGCCCGGCGCTGTGCACGGCCAGCCAGGCCGCCAACACCGCCACCATGTTCTGCACCTTCTACAGCATGGTGGCCACGGCCCTGCTGCGCCACGCCGCCGTggcccggccccccgcggccCTCCCTgccggcccggccgcccgcctGCTGCTCTGTGGGGCCAtgtgggccctggggctggcggcCTCACTGCCCAACTGGCTGTtccaggggctggcgggggccgggccgggggcgctgGCCTGCCTGCTGCTGCGCAGCCCCCCCCAGACGTCCTGCTACTTCGCCCTGCTGGGGGCGCTGGCCTTCCTGCCCTGCGCGCTAGGCCTCGGCTGCTCCTTCAGCCACGTGGGCTGGCTGCTGAGGACGCAGCCCCGGGGGCCCACGGGGGAGAGCGTCCGGGAGCATCGCGAGAACACAGGGCTCATGCTCACCGTGCTGGGGGTCTTCGTGCTGATGTGGggcccctgctctgtgctgggcTACCTGTCAGCCGTGGGGGCCCTGCCTGACACCCTGGGGGTCTTTGTGGCCTCCAGCCTCTGCACCATCCTGGCCTACTCCAACTGTGCCGTCAGCCCCATCCTCTGCTTCTACCTCTCCCGCCCCTTCCGAGCAGGCCTCCAGGACCTCCTCCGCCTGCCGAGGGCTCCCAGGCCCCCTGGGGGCGGCAGGGTCGCTGCCGTGGGGAGAGAGCACGTCCTGCCTGGCCTCGGGGCTATGGCGGGGCCTGAGGAGACAGCCTAA